Proteins encoded in a region of the Paenibacillus sp. E222 genome:
- a CDS encoding thioredoxin family protein, translating into MERIQSEQQYRDTINSDGLTVIKFDTTWCPDCKNLDRFIGDVIDQHADKTFYALDAEEFLPFAEENGVRGIPSLLVFQNGKKIAHLHSKWAKTPAQISEYLQTLESKV; encoded by the coding sequence ATGGAAAGAATTCAAAGTGAACAACAATATCGCGATACAATCAATTCTGACGGCCTGACCGTCATTAAATTTGATACAACCTGGTGTCCGGATTGCAAAAACCTGGATCGCTTTATCGGGGACGTTATCGACCAGCATGCGGATAAAACCTTCTATGCCCTGGATGCAGAAGAGTTCCTGCCGTTTGCTGAAGAGAACGGTGTACGCGGCATTCCAAGCCTGCTCGTATTCCAGAACGGTAAGAAAATTGCACATCTGCACAGCAAATGGGCAAAAACGCCTGCACAAATCTCGGAGTACCTGCAAACTTTGGAGTCCAAGGTATAA
- a CDS encoding undecaprenyl-diphosphate phosphatase, whose protein sequence is MGIIEGLTEFLPVSSTGHMILTAHLLGLSEDNESVKTFEVVVQLGAVLAVVVLYWNKFIDMFRFTGGKRSYTSRLNLIHIFLAMVPAVVIGLVFRDWIKAHLFGAQTVLYSLVIGGILMIVAERWSHRSERITTHDVDDITYKQAFVVGLFQILALWPGFSRSGSTISGGLFAGVSRVAAAEFTFLVSVPIMIGATGYDLYKSIDHLNTSDFPIFAIGFIAAFIVAMLAIKTFLSILKKLSLTVFAVYRFVLAAVFFIILMM, encoded by the coding sequence ATGGGCATCATCGAAGGTTTGACTGAGTTTTTGCCCGTGTCCTCGACCGGACACATGATTCTGACTGCCCACTTGCTGGGATTATCGGAGGACAACGAGTCAGTCAAAACGTTTGAGGTGGTTGTGCAACTCGGAGCTGTACTTGCTGTCGTTGTGCTGTACTGGAACAAATTCATTGATATGTTCCGCTTCACCGGAGGCAAAAGGAGCTACACCTCCCGTCTGAACCTCATACATATCTTTTTGGCGATGGTTCCAGCCGTGGTCATTGGACTTGTATTCCGGGACTGGATTAAGGCGCATCTGTTTGGAGCACAAACGGTGCTGTACAGTCTTGTCATTGGTGGTATTCTGATGATTGTCGCTGAACGTTGGAGCCACCGCAGCGAGCGCATTACAACCCATGATGTAGACGATATTACGTATAAACAGGCATTTGTAGTGGGTCTTTTTCAGATTCTCGCATTATGGCCAGGCTTCTCCCGTTCCGGTTCGACGATCTCCGGTGGACTGTTCGCAGGGGTAAGCCGGGTTGCAGCAGCGGAATTTACATTCCTGGTATCTGTGCCGATTATGATTGGAGCCACTGGATATGATCTATACAAAAGTATCGATCATCTGAATACCAGCGATTTCCCCATTTTCGCGATTGGATTCATTGCCGCATTTATCGTAGCCATGCTTGCAATTAAGACGTTCTTGTCCATTTTGAAAAAACTGAGTCTGACCGTCTTTGCAGTGTATCGCTTCGTGCTGGCAGCCGTATTCTTTATCATTTTAATGATGTAA
- a CDS encoding TetR/AcrR family transcriptional regulator, whose amino-acid sequence MSKNNHLEPGEERRDQIIRIAMERFATQGYHQTKISDIVREAGVAQGTFYWHFKSKEAIASEIVVTGREELLEAIGQGYRKDAGSVEDMVRASERLFTDLFSFAADNRYFMELLLKGIVSEDSVRRLVEETRGAVEQAFRHNMQRAIELGMLPDSMNVPLRAALLVSMIEGMITRWLFGSEELHSEFSSMTATTLAAEAASFEFYGLLGT is encoded by the coding sequence ATGTCTAAAAACAATCATTTGGAACCCGGAGAAGAACGCCGGGACCAAATTATACGCATAGCGATGGAGCGTTTTGCCACTCAGGGCTACCATCAGACGAAAATTTCCGATATCGTCCGGGAAGCCGGCGTCGCGCAAGGCACTTTTTACTGGCACTTCAAAAGTAAGGAAGCCATTGCCTCGGAGATTGTGGTAACCGGCAGAGAGGAGCTGCTTGAAGCTATCGGGCAAGGCTACCGCAAGGATGCCGGATCGGTTGAGGATATGGTGAGAGCTTCGGAACGGCTGTTTACCGATTTATTCTCCTTTGCAGCGGACAATCGTTATTTTATGGAGTTGCTGCTTAAAGGCATCGTGTCAGAGGATTCGGTACGCCGTCTGGTCGAAGAGACACGGGGTGCGGTTGAGCAGGCGTTTCGCCACAACATGCAACGGGCTATTGAACTGGGAATGCTTCCGGATTCCATGAATGTACCGCTCCGTGCTGCGCTGCTGGTTAGCATGATTGAAGGCATGATTACGCGCTGGCTGTTTGGCTCGGAGGAGCTGCACAGCGAGTTCTCGTCAATGACAGCAACAACGCTGGCTGCGGAGGCGGCAAGCTTTGAGTTTTACGGACTGCTCGGCACATAA
- a CDS encoding ABC transporter substrate-binding protein, whose product MKSRKGWTLTALLLMTVLVLSACGSKATDNGSSNGAQANNELEQIKSAGTMKVGMMGTYPPYNFLNDKKEMDGFDADIAREVAKRLGVKVEFVSQEFSGLTPSLQSKKLDAIVSQMTITDDRKKVLDFSDPYITNDVKIIVKKDNNDITKLEDFKGKTIGVGLGTNDETYLRNEVLPKVGDFTIKTYDDVITSLKDLDAGRIDATINNLYALKPIVDANGFNIKAVGEPIKSDQAGIAVRKDNPELVAALNEALKGMKDDGTYNTIFKKWFGEEPAQ is encoded by the coding sequence ATGAAATCTCGCAAAGGCTGGACTTTAACGGCTCTGCTGCTAATGACCGTGCTGGTACTCAGCGCTTGTGGCAGTAAAGCTACGGACAATGGAAGCAGCAATGGAGCACAGGCGAACAATGAACTGGAACAGATCAAGTCTGCTGGTACTATGAAAGTCGGAATGATGGGGACCTATCCTCCATACAACTTCCTGAATGACAAGAAAGAAATGGATGGCTTCGATGCCGATATCGCTCGTGAGGTTGCCAAACGCCTTGGGGTTAAGGTTGAATTTGTATCCCAGGAGTTCTCCGGCCTGACACCAAGTCTGCAATCCAAAAAGCTGGATGCCATCGTCAGCCAGATGACGATTACCGATGATCGCAAAAAAGTATTGGATTTCAGTGATCCCTATATTACGAACGACGTGAAAATCATTGTGAAAAAAGATAACAATGACATTACCAAGCTGGAAGATTTCAAAGGAAAAACGATCGGTGTAGGTCTGGGTACGAATGATGAAACGTACTTGCGTAACGAAGTACTGCCTAAAGTCGGCGATTTCACCATCAAGACCTATGACGATGTCATCACATCATTGAAAGATCTGGACGCTGGACGGATCGATGCAACGATCAACAACCTATACGCGCTGAAACCGATTGTAGATGCCAACGGCTTCAACATCAAAGCCGTAGGTGAACCGATTAAGAGTGACCAGGCAGGTATTGCTGTGCGCAAAGACAACCCGGAACTTGTAGCAGCACTGAATGAGGCATTGAAAGGCATGAAGGATGACGGTACGTACAATACCATCTTCAAAAAATGGTTCGGTGAAGAGCCTGCGCAATAA
- a CDS encoding amino acid ABC transporter permease, with protein sequence MELVFENIPFFLKGAYYTLYVTVISMFFAFIIGVLVAIARLKGPMWLRMIARFYVSIMRGTPLLVQLFVIYYGLVDYGVTLGSLTAACLGLSLNAGAFLSETFRGAIQAVPKGQTEAAYATGMTPAQAMRRIIFPQAVRIAIPPMGNTFIGMLKETSLVAALGVTELLRSAQLLVAQYYVNMPFYLAIGVIYWIMSIGFSAILEQVERRLARAY encoded by the coding sequence ATGGAACTGGTATTTGAAAATATCCCCTTCTTTCTGAAGGGGGCTTACTATACGCTGTATGTAACTGTGATCTCCATGTTTTTTGCCTTTATCATCGGAGTGCTCGTCGCGATCGCGCGTCTGAAAGGACCGATGTGGCTTAGAATGATCGCAAGGTTTTATGTATCCATCATGCGGGGGACCCCGCTGCTGGTGCAATTATTCGTTATTTATTATGGGCTGGTCGATTATGGCGTAACCTTGGGCTCGCTCACCGCAGCCTGTCTCGGGCTTAGTCTGAATGCTGGTGCATTTCTGTCCGAAACGTTCCGTGGAGCGATCCAGGCAGTACCAAAAGGGCAGACGGAAGCTGCATACGCAACGGGAATGACACCGGCTCAAGCGATGAGACGGATTATCTTCCCCCAAGCGGTGAGAATTGCGATTCCTCCGATGGGCAACACGTTTATCGGGATGCTGAAAGAAACATCACTTGTGGCAGCCCTCGGGGTTACGGAATTGCTTCGCTCGGCACAGCTGCTGGTCGCGCAATATTACGTTAATATGCCGTTTTATCTGGCGATTGGCGTGATCTACTGGATTATGAGTATCGGATTCTCGGCCATTCTGGAACAAGTGGAGCGCCGGCTGGCCCGGGCTTACTGA
- a CDS encoding amino acid ABC transporter ATP-binding protein, producing MITTTGLTKHFGKNEVLTNIDLHVDEKDIVVLLGPSGSGKSTLLRCLNGLEELSGGKIEVNGVVVDSADSQRIQRARVLEIRRQTGMVFQQFNLYPHKTVLGNVMEGLVTVKKIKRDEAAERGRILLDRVGLSDKQDAYPSRLSGGQQQRVAIARALAMEPEVMLFDEPTSALDPELVGEVLSVMKELAQEGMTMLVVTHELKFARNVANKIVFMADGSIVEEASPQAFFEHPTQERTRRFLQQITEF from the coding sequence GTGATTACAACAACAGGACTGACGAAGCATTTTGGGAAAAATGAAGTTCTTACAAATATAGATCTGCATGTCGATGAGAAAGATATTGTTGTTCTACTGGGACCCAGTGGATCAGGCAAAAGTACGCTGCTGCGCTGTCTGAACGGTCTGGAAGAGCTCTCTGGCGGCAAGATTGAAGTGAATGGTGTTGTGGTAGACAGTGCCGACTCGCAGCGAATCCAGCGGGCACGGGTACTGGAAATTCGTCGGCAGACCGGTATGGTATTCCAGCAGTTCAATCTGTATCCGCACAAGACGGTGCTCGGCAATGTGATGGAAGGGCTCGTGACTGTGAAAAAAATCAAGCGGGATGAAGCGGCCGAACGCGGCCGGATTCTGCTGGATCGAGTCGGCCTATCGGACAAGCAGGATGCATATCCATCTCGTTTGTCCGGTGGACAGCAGCAGCGCGTAGCGATTGCGCGCGCACTTGCGATGGAGCCTGAAGTGATGCTGTTTGACGAGCCTACCTCAGCCCTTGATCCCGAACTGGTGGGAGAGGTACTTTCTGTTATGAAGGAGCTGGCACAGGAAGGTATGACGATGCTGGTCGTTACGCATGAATTGAAGTTTGCCCGGAATGTGGCGAACAAAATTGTCTTTATGGCGGATGGATCGATTGTGGAAGAAGCAAGTCCACAGGCCTTTTTTGAACACCCGACTCAAGAGCGGACACGTCGTTTCTTGCAGCAAATTACTGAATTCTAA
- a CDS encoding OsmC family protein encodes MNVTTVWKGKRAFTSEGPSGYAVGMDATAAYGGDSKGATPMELLLAGLGGCMGIDITMILDAFLDKITGIEIEAQGTRSEGMPKGFTSIDLIFKVDGDIPDYRIWKAIQMAEEKYCAVSASLSADIHPKLILNGVDTPRP; translated from the coding sequence ATGAATGTAACAACGGTATGGAAAGGCAAACGCGCATTTACTTCCGAAGGACCTTCTGGCTATGCGGTTGGCATGGATGCCACAGCAGCCTATGGTGGTGACAGCAAGGGTGCTACACCCATGGAATTGTTACTGGCAGGTCTCGGAGGTTGTATGGGGATCGATATCACGATGATTCTGGACGCTTTCCTGGACAAAATTACTGGCATCGAGATTGAAGCACAAGGTACACGCAGTGAAGGTATGCCAAAAGGTTTTACTTCCATTGACCTGATCTTCAAGGTGGACGGCGATATCCCCGATTACCGGATCTGGAAAGCCATTCAAATGGCTGAAGAGAAGTACTGCGCAGTTTCCGCTTCGCTAAGCGCAGATATTCATCCCAAACTGATTCTGAACGGGGTAGACACACCACGTCCATAA
- a CDS encoding TetR/AcrR family transcriptional regulator yields MARTGRPRIFDRDEALLQAMMLFWEQGFEATSLLQLRAVMGDISAASFYAAFESKEALYKEAVERYMGSFGRVTESFSDLTLSPREAIETTLRSTAKMQTDSTHPSGCLIVLSASTCSSKNNHIRDITAEKRKLTRNRLQACIQRAVEIGHLPASTNVSMLTTVFDTFMQGISTQARDGVPYATLDQAITEIMGIWDLAQQPA; encoded by the coding sequence ATGGCAAGAACGGGACGTCCACGCATTTTTGATCGGGATGAAGCCCTGTTGCAGGCAATGATGCTCTTTTGGGAACAAGGATTCGAAGCCACCTCATTGCTTCAACTTCGAGCGGTTATGGGGGATATTTCAGCAGCCAGCTTCTATGCAGCCTTTGAATCCAAAGAAGCTCTTTATAAAGAAGCGGTAGAACGATATATGGGTTCGTTTGGACGCGTTACGGAAAGCTTCTCGGATCTTACGCTGTCTCCAAGAGAAGCGATTGAAACAACTCTAAGAAGTACTGCCAAAATGCAAACAGACAGCACGCATCCATCGGGTTGTTTAATTGTGCTGTCAGCCAGCACATGTTCTTCCAAAAACAATCATATCCGTGACATTACCGCCGAAAAAAGAAAGCTTACTCGCAACCGCCTGCAGGCTTGCATCCAGCGTGCTGTGGAAATCGGGCATCTGCCCGCCTCCACGAATGTCTCGATGCTGACCACTGTATTTGATACCTTTATGCAGGGTATTTCTACACAAGCCCGGGACGGCGTTCCTTATGCAACGCTTGATCAGGCTATCACGGAAATCATGGGCATCTGGGACCTTGCTCAACAACCAGCTTGA
- a CDS encoding MFS transporter, with product MSDKSSQRFPWLGLLALAMAGFIAIMTETLPAGLLPQIKEGLQVSEAGAGQLVTFYAVGSLIAAIPEAVLTRGWRRRPLLLLAIIGFLVFNTITALSSNYVLTLVARFFAGVAAGVSWGLIGSYALRMVPDHLKGRGMAVAMIGTPIALSFGVPAGTLLGSFMGWRSVFWLMSLLAFVLIFWVLWKVSDYPGQSADQRISSIKVLLTPGVIPILAVVLAWMLAHNILYTYIAPFLANVGLESKVGLMLLVFGVMALVGIWITGILIDRWLRMLVLISLAGFALISLVLGLWSEHVAVVFGSVALWGLTFGGAATLLQTALAQAAGEQGVDIVMPINTTVWNLAIAIGGLVGGVLLNQWGASSFTWAILLLSLVALIVALRAKGHGFRSARSR from the coding sequence ATGTCCGATAAATCTTCTCAACGTTTCCCATGGTTGGGGCTGCTGGCCTTGGCTATGGCTGGTTTTATAGCTATTATGACTGAAACTCTTCCCGCGGGGTTGCTGCCGCAAATCAAGGAAGGACTGCAGGTCTCTGAGGCAGGGGCAGGGCAGCTTGTTACATTTTATGCAGTAGGTTCTCTGATTGCTGCCATACCTGAGGCTGTGCTGACAAGGGGCTGGCGACGCCGTCCGCTTTTACTTCTGGCGATTATCGGTTTTCTGGTCTTCAACACCATTACTGCCCTCTCTTCAAACTATGTACTTACACTTGTCGCTCGGTTTTTTGCCGGTGTTGCAGCCGGTGTCTCCTGGGGCCTCATTGGTAGTTATGCACTACGGATGGTGCCTGATCATCTCAAGGGCAGGGGCATGGCTGTTGCGATGATCGGTACACCGATTGCCTTATCATTCGGTGTTCCTGCAGGTACGCTGCTGGGTTCCTTTATGGGCTGGCGTTCGGTATTCTGGCTGATGTCGCTGCTGGCGTTTGTACTGATTTTCTGGGTGCTCTGGAAAGTTTCTGATTACCCGGGGCAGTCCGCTGATCAGCGGATTTCTTCGATAAAAGTTCTGCTCACCCCTGGCGTCATTCCCATTCTGGCTGTCGTTCTGGCCTGGATGTTGGCTCATAATATTTTGTACACCTATATCGCCCCTTTCCTCGCCAATGTCGGTCTGGAATCAAAGGTTGGACTTATGTTACTCGTGTTTGGGGTGATGGCATTGGTGGGCATCTGGATTACAGGTATTCTTATTGATCGTTGGTTGCGTATGCTGGTTCTCATCAGTCTTGCGGGCTTTGCTTTGATCTCTCTGGTATTGGGTCTTTGGAGCGAGCATGTTGCCGTTGTCTTTGGTTCAGTTGCGCTGTGGGGTCTGACCTTTGGTGGTGCGGCTACACTGTTGCAGACCGCCCTTGCCCAAGCTGCGGGGGAGCAGGGTGTGGATATCGTTATGCCGATTAATACGACCGTGTGGAATCTCGCTATTGCCATTGGTGGATTGGTGGGAGGTGTGCTTCTGAATCAATGGGGAGCATCGTCCTTTACCTGGGCCATCCTGCTCCTATCACTTGTAGCTCTGATTGTTGCGCTGCGTGCCAAAGGACATGGTTTCCGCTCAGCACGCAGTCGTTAA
- a CDS encoding carboxymuconolactone decarboxylase family protein, translated as MPIISFSTHGKTPFQRLLGHQPSLMQHWNALGDALAGDSLLSARLKEEVRRTLAQRNGCMYCRAKGQPDPKPEEAAISMATGLAELFLQTGGNVDSAVFPVLREHFSDAQLSELCAWICFTIASQWFGAALRLEPENDERR; from the coding sequence ATGCCCATCATTTCATTTTCAACTCATGGGAAAACCCCATTCCAACGTCTGCTCGGCCATCAGCCTTCCCTGATGCAGCACTGGAATGCTTTAGGCGATGCTCTTGCTGGTGACAGCCTTTTATCAGCTCGGCTGAAAGAAGAAGTCAGACGCACCCTTGCTCAGCGAAACGGATGCATGTATTGCCGGGCCAAGGGACAGCCTGACCCCAAACCGGAAGAGGCCGCCATTAGTATGGCGACCGGACTTGCGGAATTATTTTTGCAGACGGGCGGCAATGTGGACTCTGCCGTCTTCCCTGTTCTACGGGAACATTTTTCTGATGCACAGCTCAGCGAGCTGTGTGCCTGGATCTGTTTCACCATCGCATCCCAGTGGTTTGGTGCCGCACTGAGGCTTGAACCTGAGAACGACGAGAGGAGATAA
- a CDS encoding Lrp/AsnC family transcriptional regulator, with amino-acid sequence MNLDRTDYHILRLLHDDARLSMRELARQVNLSPSSVSERVRKLEDTGIIRGYRADIARSKLGCGVRCMIEVTLRNGEHERFANYIRQLPWAEFAYRVAGKACFMVMLSAPGMSEIESCITELTPYAMTVTHVVFSQVDLPMLILDPNDQPEI; translated from the coding sequence ATGAATCTGGATCGAACGGATTATCATATTTTGAGACTGTTACACGACGATGCCCGTCTGTCCATGCGTGAATTGGCCCGGCAGGTAAACCTCTCGCCGTCATCGGTCAGTGAAAGAGTACGCAAGCTGGAAGATACGGGAATAATACGTGGATACCGGGCAGACATTGCTCGCTCCAAGCTGGGCTGTGGGGTTCGATGTATGATCGAGGTGACTTTGCGAAATGGGGAGCATGAACGTTTTGCTAATTATATCCGTCAATTGCCTTGGGCGGAATTTGCTTATCGTGTAGCAGGCAAGGCCTGTTTTATGGTGATGCTGTCAGCACCGGGGATGTCTGAAATCGAATCTTGTATTACCGAGTTGACCCCGTATGCAATGACAGTAACTCATGTTGTTTTTTCACAGGTAGATCTGCCAATGCTTATTTTAGATCCCAATGATCAGCCAGAGATATAG
- a CDS encoding sensor histidine kinase — protein MFRRLIRTSNNLKLKHKLLISYVLVVMIPVLIIGLAVTGYFRKQALDNAIGQTINNVDKVKSQTATLLRVPTDISNILMFNNELKEIVNKRYQSVVELTSAYLAYKDFQEYKRLYREVAGIRFYSTNPTLINNLEFIPVDKQTEESYWYQKALQTTSIGWFYIPDKGDNPVHKLSLVRKVPFAEYRTEGVLMIEINQDELNGLLRQEPFETLITDEQGYVVAAKNTELVGKTLNELDFGVDLQNQAKGTLEADFQGEPSNIIIDEISPGSSMNRLKIISVFATKNIVKDANTISMIGMLFITLVLVIALLLVYIISFLTSNRLLRLSKHLNKLALGDLNVTSRIDGNDEIGQLSRQFNYMVKSINELMTQVVEATEQNNQLEIAQKEIKLKMMASQINPHFLFNALESIRMKAHIKGEAEIANIVRLLGKLMRKSLEIGSGKTTFRAELEMVRSYLEIQKFRYGDRLAFQIHIDPEVEKMYIPPLIIQPLVENAIVHGLENKEGTVRVNINIHLVKDVVQVCVDDDGAGITPERLAEVMQFICGPEEQEKSRIGMRNVHQRLTLTYGEPYGLQIKSVYGEGTEVSFTLPAGGDQHV, from the coding sequence ATGTTTAGAAGGCTCATACGAACATCCAACAATCTTAAATTAAAGCATAAATTGCTCATATCCTATGTACTTGTCGTCATGATTCCGGTACTGATTATTGGACTTGCTGTAACCGGATACTTTCGGAAGCAGGCGCTGGACAATGCCATTGGACAGACGATCAACAACGTGGATAAAGTCAAAAGCCAGACCGCCACACTGCTGCGTGTACCCACAGATATTTCCAACATTCTGATGTTCAACAATGAACTGAAGGAAATTGTGAACAAGCGTTATCAAAGCGTTGTGGAGCTTACCTCAGCTTACCTCGCATACAAAGATTTTCAGGAATATAAGCGTCTGTATCGTGAGGTTGCGGGCATCCGGTTTTACTCGACCAATCCAACGCTGATCAACAATCTGGAGTTCATTCCGGTGGATAAGCAGACCGAGGAGAGCTACTGGTACCAGAAAGCGCTGCAAACGACGAGCATCGGTTGGTTCTACATTCCTGACAAGGGAGATAATCCGGTGCACAAGCTTAGTCTGGTTCGCAAAGTGCCTTTTGCCGAATATCGGACTGAGGGTGTACTGATGATTGAAATCAATCAGGATGAGCTGAATGGATTGTTACGTCAGGAACCGTTCGAGACGTTGATTACGGACGAACAGGGTTATGTGGTTGCTGCCAAGAATACCGAACTTGTGGGCAAGACGCTGAACGAGCTTGATTTTGGTGTAGATCTGCAAAACCAGGCCAAAGGTACACTTGAAGCTGATTTTCAGGGTGAGCCATCCAACATTATCATTGATGAGATCAGTCCTGGATCGAGCATGAATAGGCTGAAAATCATATCCGTTTTTGCCACCAAAAATATCGTCAAGGACGCCAATACCATCAGCATGATCGGTATGCTTTTTATTACGCTTGTGCTGGTTATTGCATTGTTGCTTGTATATATCATTTCATTTCTCACGTCGAACCGATTGTTACGCCTTAGCAAACACCTGAATAAGCTCGCACTGGGTGATCTGAATGTCACCTCCCGCATTGACGGGAATGATGAGATCGGGCAACTGTCGAGGCAGTTCAATTACATGGTGAAGAGCATTAATGAACTGATGACCCAGGTCGTGGAGGCAACGGAACAGAACAATCAATTGGAAATCGCGCAGAAAGAGATTAAACTGAAAATGATGGCCAGCCAGATCAATCCTCATTTTTTGTTTAATGCGCTGGAGTCGATCCGCATGAAAGCCCATATCAAAGGTGAGGCGGAGATTGCCAATATCGTCAGGCTGCTGGGCAAACTGATGCGCAAGAGCCTTGAGATTGGCAGCGGCAAAACGACGTTCAGAGCCGAACTGGAGATGGTACGTTCTTATCTGGAAATCCAGAAATTCCGTTACGGCGACCGACTTGCTTTCCAGATCCATATCGATCCGGAGGTGGAGAAGATGTACATCCCTCCTTTGATCATTCAGCCTCTGGTTGAGAATGCGATTGTGCATGGTTTGGAAAATAAAGAGGGCACAGTCCGTGTGAATATAAATATTCATTTGGTGAAGGATGTTGTCCAGGTGTGTGTGGATGACGATGGGGCAGGCATTACGCCGGAGCGTCTGGCTGAAGTGATGCAGTTCATCTGTGGACCGGAAGAACAGGAGAAGAGCCGGATTGGCATGCGTAACGTACATCAACGTTTAACGTTGACTTACGGCGAGCCATACGGATTACAGATTAAGAGTGTGTATGGGGAAGGAACAGAGGTTTCTTTCACCTTGCCAGCAGGAGGAGACCAGCATGTATAA
- a CDS encoding response regulator transcription factor, whose protein sequence is MYKVLLVDDEPSIREGLTTIIDWEKYGFQVFGTAASGREAITRFEELEPDLTIIDIRMPGMTGLDVIEEVRQHHPGSHFLILSGYADFDYAKKAISFGVDGYLLKPVDEEEIISELERISVMLTRERETLARHAGEDTAYREHQIEALLLDSLEGTETMEANALGLNWSQYQVVLLEMHAEPDLQRGSVVKRRLAEAFDQKDRGIVFSFHSGLGLLCKDPILTVQSAQRLYDELEGLLGEWNIHMYAAAGQPVNSTADIAQSYNQANGVLGGRFLFAEQRVMLWNEGEKSKSASEPVIAMEEESGEPDEAELADKLYYALDIRSSESVMRVLTEMEERLILHHQTEQAIKTAFSQVFSLAINKLAAANQHMQSIMQEHSVLITEVYHQLTLMDLKVMAAEHLNRLIQRMGGGSKDTVLKQMIEFIRRNPGENLKLEVLAEVFNYNSSYLGKLFKNHTGEYFNAFLDKVRMEKAKELLDEGLKVHQVAARVGYANVDYFHGKFKKYVGESPSAYKHARELARSQSKDSSGEPERE, encoded by the coding sequence ATGTATAAAGTGTTATTGGTAGATGATGAACCGAGCATACGTGAAGGACTGACAACAATCATTGATTGGGAAAAATACGGCTTTCAGGTGTTTGGTACAGCTGCGAGCGGGCGAGAGGCCATCACCCGCTTCGAAGAACTGGAACCGGACCTGACAATCATCGATATTCGTATGCCCGGCATGACCGGACTGGATGTCATTGAGGAAGTGCGGCAGCACCATCCGGGTTCGCACTTTCTAATTCTGAGCGGGTACGCCGATTTTGATTATGCCAAGAAAGCTATTAGCTTTGGCGTGGATGGGTATCTGCTCAAGCCGGTGGATGAAGAGGAGATTATCAGTGAGCTAGAGCGGATCTCTGTGATGCTGACACGGGAACGGGAGACACTGGCCCGTCATGCTGGTGAGGATACAGCCTACCGGGAGCACCAGATTGAAGCGTTGCTTTTGGATAGCCTGGAAGGTACGGAAACAATGGAAGCAAATGCGCTAGGATTGAATTGGTCGCAGTATCAGGTTGTGCTGCTGGAGATGCATGCCGAACCTGATTTACAGCGTGGCAGTGTGGTGAAACGCAGACTGGCGGAAGCTTTTGACCAGAAAGATCGGGGCATTGTGTTTTCGTTCCATTCCGGACTTGGACTGTTATGTAAAGACCCTATTCTGACTGTACAATCTGCGCAGCGTTTATATGATGAGTTGGAAGGGCTGCTGGGAGAATGGAATATTCATATGTACGCGGCAGCAGGTCAACCTGTAAACTCCACCGCAGACATCGCCCAATCCTATAACCAGGCCAACGGTGTACTGGGCGGACGTTTCCTGTTTGCGGAACAACGTGTGATGTTATGGAACGAAGGCGAAAAGAGCAAAAGTGCTTCAGAACCTGTTATTGCGATGGAGGAAGAAAGTGGTGAACCGGATGAAGCAGAACTGGCGGACAAGCTGTATTATGCGCTCGATATTCGGAGCAGCGAGTCCGTGATGCGTGTGTTGACCGAGATGGAGGAACGCCTGATTCTTCATCATCAGACAGAACAGGCGATTAAAACGGCGTTCTCCCAAGTGTTTTCATTGGCGATTAACAAACTTGCGGCAGCCAATCAGCATATGCAATCCATTATGCAGGAGCATTCCGTTCTCATTACAGAGGTTTATCATCAATTAACGTTGATGGATCTCAAAGTGATGGCCGCTGAACACCTGAACCGGCTTATTCAACGCATGGGTGGAGGCAGCAAGGATACGGTACTGAAACAGATGATTGAATTTATCCGTCGTAATCCGGGCGAAAATCTCAAGCTGGAGGTACTCGCTGAGGTATTTAACTACAATAGCAGTTATCTGGGCAAGCTGTTCAAGAATCATACCGGGGAATATTTCAATGCATTTCTCGATAAGGTTCGAATGGAGAAGGCGAAGGAACTGCTTGATGAAGGCTTAAAGGTACATCAGGTTGCCGCAAGAGTAGGGTATGCCAACGTGGATTACTTCCACGGCAAATTCAAAAAGTATGTAGGGGAATCACCTTCCGCTTACAAACATGCGAGAGAGCTTGCCAGATCACAGTCCAAGGATTCTTCAGGAGAGCCCGAACGGGAGTAG